One Rhodobacteraceae bacterium M385 genomic region harbors:
- a CDS encoding pirin family protein, translating to MSIRPILETRPAQATMEGAGVHLYRAFGFQDPSELDPFLLFDDFRNDDPAFYAKGFPWHPHRGIETITYVLEGTVAHSDSLGNSGELGPGSVQWMTAGSGILHQEMPSGNAKGQMHGFQLWGNLPAADKMTAPRYQDITGADIPEVTDDDGVHVRVITGAFWGQRGPVDGIAADPQYLDISVPPGVKKTFKIDTYRRAFAYVFQGAGVFVDASGPQGVLLEKEVMGQEVNIRDMSGDRTLVRFGNGDEVTVQAGEEGVRFLLISGAPIEEPVAWHGPIVMNTQAELQQAMRDLQNGTFIKPAH from the coding sequence GTCCATTCGTCCCATTCTAGAGACTCGCCCGGCGCAAGCCACGATGGAAGGCGCGGGCGTTCATCTTTATCGCGCGTTCGGTTTCCAAGACCCGAGCGAATTGGACCCGTTCCTTTTGTTCGATGACTTCCGCAATGATGACCCAGCGTTCTATGCCAAGGGGTTCCCTTGGCATCCCCATCGCGGGATCGAGACGATTACCTATGTTCTGGAAGGCACGGTCGCGCATTCCGATAGCCTTGGCAACTCGGGCGAATTGGGGCCGGGATCGGTGCAATGGATGACGGCCGGGTCGGGGATATTGCATCAGGAAATGCCATCAGGCAACGCCAAGGGGCAGATGCATGGATTCCAATTATGGGGCAACCTACCGGCCGCAGACAAGATGACAGCGCCTCGGTATCAGGACATTACCGGTGCCGATATTCCCGAGGTGACCGACGATGACGGCGTGCATGTGCGTGTCATCACCGGTGCGTTTTGGGGCCAGCGTGGGCCGGTCGACGGGATTGCTGCGGACCCTCAATATCTGGACATATCGGTGCCGCCGGGGGTGAAGAAGACGTTCAAGATCGACACCTACCGCCGGGCCTTCGCCTATGTTTTTCAGGGGGCGGGAGTGTTCGTTGATGCCTCGGGCCCGCAAGGCGTTCTGTTGGAAAAAGAGGTTATGGGACAAGAGGTTAACATCCGCGACATGTCCGGTGACCGCACCTTGGTCCGCTTCGGAAATGGAGACGAGGTCACGGTGCAAGCCGGTGAGGAAGGCGTGCGTTTTCTGCTGATCTCAGGCGCGCCGATAGAGGAGCCTGTGGCGTGGCACGGGCCAATCGTGATGAACACCCAGGCCGAGTTGCAGCAGGCGATGCGTGACTTACAGAACGGGACGTTTATCAAGCCCGCGCACTAG
- a CDS encoding alpha/beta fold hydrolase, translating into MLETYTFGDDAALPPVLIAHGLFGSARNWNVIAKRLSETRRVISVDMRNHGASPWAAPHSYPAMAGDLAEVIEQFGGQADVIGHSMGGKAAMMLALQTPDAVRKLVVADIAPVAYGHTQQGMIDAMRTVDLEAVETRGDADRQLASAVEEAGVRAFLLQSLDVRAKRWRLNLDQLETDMAAVLSFPEVTGSFEGPVFMLSGGASDYVLPEHRARVKTLFPQARFAKIPEAGHWLHAEKPREFEAACEAFLAA; encoded by the coding sequence ATGTTGGAAACCTACACTTTCGGCGACGATGCCGCCCTCCCTCCGGTTCTGATTGCCCATGGCCTGTTCGGGTCTGCCCGCAATTGGAACGTCATTGCCAAGCGCCTGTCCGAGACGCGCCGTGTCATCTCTGTCGACATGCGCAACCATGGCGCCAGCCCTTGGGCCGCGCCCCACAGCTACCCTGCGATGGCAGGCGATCTTGCTGAAGTCATTGAACAATTCGGCGGGCAGGCCGACGTCATTGGCCATTCCATGGGCGGGAAAGCGGCGATGATGTTGGCCCTTCAAACACCCGATGCAGTGCGCAAGCTGGTCGTCGCGGACATCGCGCCGGTGGCCTATGGGCACACCCAACAAGGCATGATCGACGCCATGCGCACCGTGGACCTGGAGGCCGTCGAGACCCGAGGCGACGCGGACCGACAATTGGCTTCGGCGGTGGAGGAGGCGGGCGTGCGGGCCTTCCTGTTGCAGTCCTTGGATGTGCGCGCAAAGCGCTGGCGGTTGAACCTGGATCAGCTGGAAACGGACATGGCGGCGGTGCTGAGTTTCCCCGAGGTGACGGGCAGTTTCGAGGGCCCCGTTTTCATGCTGTCGGGCGGGGCGTCGGACTACGTTTTGCCCGAGCATCGCGCGCGGGTGAAGACGCTTTTCCCGCAGGCGCGCTTCGCGAAAATCCCCGAGGCGGGGCACTGGCTCCACGCCGAAAAACCGCGCGAGTTCGAGGCGGCCTGTGAGGCGTTCTTGGCCGCGTGA
- the lepA gene encoding translation elongation factor 4, with product MTDLNRIRNFSIVAHIDHGKSTLADRLIQLTGTVAARDMQAQLLDQMDIERERGITIKANTVRIEYPAQDGHTYILNLIDTPGHVDFAYEVSRSMQAVEGSLLVVDASQGVEAQTLANVYQAIDADHEIVPVLNKVDLPAAEPDRVREQIEDVIGIDASEAVEISAKTGIGIPDVLEAIVTRLPAPKGDRDAPLKAMLVDSYYDSYLGVVVLIRVIDGVIKKGDKIKMMRTGGQYPVDRLGVFTPKMKDIAELGPGEMGFLTASIKQVRDTRVGDTITHDKHGATEPLPGFKPSQPVVFCGLFPVDTNQFEDLRDAIEKLALNDASFSHEMETSAALGFGFRCGFLGLLHLEVIRDRLEREYDIDLITTAPSVIYHVHMRDETMVDLHNPADMPDPAHIDRIEEPRIKATILVPDEYLGDVLKLCQDRRGIQMDLTYAGTRAMVVYDLPLNEVVFDFYDRLKSVTKGYASFDYQMIGYREDALVKMQVLVNDEPVDALSIMVHRERAEARGRAMVEKLKELIPRHMFKIPIQAAIGGRVIARETLSAMRKDVTAKCYGGDASRKRKLLDKQKAGKKKMRQFGKVEIPQSAFISALKMDS from the coding sequence ATGACCGACCTCAACCGCATTCGCAACTTCTCCATCGTGGCCCATATCGACCACGGTAAATCCACTTTGGCGGATCGTCTGATCCAGCTGACCGGCACCGTGGCCGCCCGCGATATGCAGGCGCAGCTGCTCGACCAGATGGATATCGAGCGGGAGCGCGGCATCACCATCAAGGCCAACACCGTCCGCATCGAATACCCGGCGCAGGACGGCCACACCTATATCCTCAACCTCATCGACACCCCCGGTCACGTCGATTTCGCCTATGAAGTCTCGCGCTCCATGCAGGCTGTGGAGGGCTCGCTTCTGGTGGTCGATGCCTCCCAAGGGGTAGAGGCGCAGACGCTGGCCAACGTTTACCAAGCCATCGACGCCGATCATGAGATTGTGCCGGTGCTCAACAAGGTTGACCTGCCCGCGGCCGAGCCCGACCGGGTGCGCGAACAGATCGAAGATGTGATCGGCATCGACGCCTCGGAAGCTGTTGAGATTTCAGCGAAAACCGGCATCGGCATCCCCGATGTTCTGGAAGCCATCGTCACCCGTCTGCCCGCCCCCAAGGGCGACCGCGACGCGCCCCTGAAGGCGATGCTGGTGGACAGCTATTACGATAGCTACCTGGGCGTTGTGGTCCTGATCCGCGTGATTGATGGGGTCATCAAGAAGGGCGACAAGATCAAGATGATGCGGACCGGTGGGCAGTACCCCGTGGACCGTTTGGGTGTGTTCACGCCCAAGATGAAGGACATCGCCGAGCTTGGGCCCGGCGAGATGGGGTTCCTGACGGCCTCCATCAAACAGGTACGTGATACGCGGGTGGGTGACACGATCACCCACGACAAACACGGCGCGACGGAGCCGCTTCCGGGCTTCAAGCCTTCTCAACCCGTTGTTTTCTGCGGGTTGTTCCCGGTGGACACGAACCAGTTCGAAGATCTGCGCGACGCGATCGAGAAGCTGGCCCTGAACGACGCCTCTTTCAGCCACGAGATGGAAACCTCTGCCGCGCTTGGCTTTGGTTTCCGCTGTGGCTTCCTTGGCCTGCTGCACCTCGAAGTGATCCGCGACCGGCTGGAGCGCGAATATGACATCGACCTTATCACCACGGCGCCGTCGGTGATTTATCACGTCCACATGCGCGACGAGACAATGGTGGACCTGCACAACCCCGCCGACATGCCCGACCCGGCCCATATCGACCGGATCGAGGAGCCGCGCATCAAGGCCACGATCCTTGTGCCCGATGAATACCTCGGCGACGTGCTGAAACTGTGCCAGGACCGCCGCGGCATCCAGATGGACCTGACCTACGCGGGCACCCGCGCGATGGTGGTTTACGACCTCCCCCTCAATGAAGTTGTGTTCGATTTCTACGATAGGCTGAAAAGTGTTACCAAAGGGTATGCGTCGTTCGATTATCAGATGATCGGCTATCGCGAGGACGCTTTGGTCAAGATGCAGGTCTTGGTTAACGATGAGCCGGTCGACGCGCTCTCCATCATGGTGCACCGCGAACGCGCCGAGGCCCGTGGCCGCGCGATGGTTGAGAAACTCAAGGAACTCATCCCCCGCCACATGTTCAAAATCCCGATCCAAGCCGCCATCGGCGGCCGCGTGATCGCGCGCGAGACCCTATCGGCCATGCGCAAAGACGTGACCGCAAAATGCTACGGCGGCGACGCGTCCCGGAAACGGAAGCTGCTGGATAAGCAGAAAGCCGGTAAGAAAAAGATGCGGCAGTTTGGTAAAGTCGAAATTCCCCAGAGTGCCTTCATTAGTGCGCTTAAGATGGACAGTTAG
- a CDS encoding copper chaperone PCu(A)C: MTFKTTLLATAFAVLPALASAHMVIEDAYARASSPVAQSGATFLTLFNHSDQDDVLIGVTSTAAERLELHTHIQEDSGIMRMVEVEAGFPVAAGERIHLVRGGMHVMMLGLTEPLVQGEEIEITFTFEQADPVTQTIIIDNERQPDAGGHGDHGDHSGHGDHEEMEMEGDDHSDHDADHDHDS, from the coding sequence ATGACCTTCAAAACAACGCTTCTCGCAACCGCTTTCGCGGTTCTCCCTGCCCTTGCCTCGGCCCATATGGTGATCGAGGACGCCTATGCCCGCGCCTCCAGCCCCGTGGCCCAATCCGGGGCTACCTTCCTGACGCTGTTCAACCATTCCGACCAAGATGACGTGCTAATCGGAGTCACGTCTACGGCGGCAGAGCGGTTGGAGCTGCACACCCACATCCAAGAGGACTCCGGCATCATGCGCATGGTTGAGGTGGAGGCGGGCTTCCCCGTCGCCGCCGGCGAGCGCATCCATCTGGTGCGCGGCGGCATGCACGTGATGATGCTCGGCCTGACCGAGCCCCTGGTGCAGGGCGAAGAGATCGAGATCACCTTCACCTTCGAGCAGGCCGACCCGGTGACCCAAACCATCATCATCGACAATGAACGCCAGCCCGATGCGGGCGGCCATGGCGATCATGGCGACCATTCCGGCCATGGCGATCACGAAGAGATGGAGATGGAAGGCGACGACCACTCCGATCACGACGCCGACCACGATCACGACAGCTGA
- the rpmB gene encoding 50S ribosomal protein L28 has protein sequence MSRVCELTGKGPMTGNNVSHAKNRTRRRFLPNLSDVTLGSDTLDRRFKLRISNAALRTVDHRGGLDAFMAKAKDTELSERALKIKKEIAKAQAAQA, from the coding sequence ATGTCGCGCGTCTGCGAACTGACCGGCAAAGGCCCGATGACGGGCAACAACGTAAGCCACGCCAAGAACCGTACCCGCCGTCGGTTCCTGCCGAACCTGAGCGATGTTACGCTCGGTTCCGACACTCTGGATCGCCGCTTCAAGCTGCGCATCTCCAACGCGGCTCTGCGGACCGTCGACCACCGTGGTGGCCTCGATGCGTTCATGGCAAAAGCCAAGGACACCGAGTTGAGCGAACGCGCCCTCAAGATCAAAAAAGAAATCGCGAAAGCCCAAGCCGCTCAGGCCTGA
- the nrdR gene encoding transcriptional regulator NrdR has protein sequence MRCPFCGNVDTQVKDSRPAEDHVAIRRRRFCPACAGRFTTYERVQLRDLVVIKSSGKREDFDRTKLERSIRMALQKRPVDPDRVDQMISGMVRRLESLGETDVQSKVIGEIVMERLAAIDTVAYVRFASVYKNFQATGDFEDFLSELRPPTPSTDS, from the coding sequence ATGCGTTGCCCATTTTGCGGAAATGTGGACACTCAGGTAAAGGACTCGCGTCCGGCTGAGGATCATGTGGCGATCCGGCGGCGGCGGTTTTGTCCGGCCTGCGCGGGGCGCTTCACGACGTATGAGCGCGTGCAGTTGCGCGATTTGGTGGTGATCAAATCCAGCGGGAAGCGCGAAGATTTTGACCGGACGAAGCTGGAACGCTCGATCCGGATGGCGTTGCAGAAGCGCCCGGTTGACCCGGATCGGGTGGATCAGATGATTTCCGGCATGGTGCGACGGCTGGAGAGCCTTGGAGAGACGGACGTGCAATCCAAGGTGATCGGTGAGATCGTGATGGAACGTCTGGCGGCGATTGATACGGTCGCCTATGTGCGGTTTGCCAGCGTTTACAAGAACTTCCAGGCGACAGGCGATTTCGAGGACTTCCTGTCCGAGCTGCGTCCGCCCACGCCTTCCACAGATAGTTGA
- the ribD gene encoding bifunctional diaminohydroxyphosphoribosylaminopyrimidine deaminase/5-amino-6-(5-phosphoribosylamino)uracil reductase RibD, which produces MSDRRWMALAVSLGARGLGRVWPNPAVGCVLVKDGRVVGRGWTDIGGRPHAEVKALAQAGALAQGACAYVSLEPCNHTGKTGPCAQALIDAGVIRVVVACQDPDPRVAGGGIERMRAAGIEVVTGVLEDEGLQAHEGFFSRLQKGRPMVTLKVATSLDGRIATASGESQWITGPEARRRVHGMRARHDAVMVGAGTARADDPSLTVRGMGEVPQPVRVVVSGRLDVPVESVLGRSAREVPVWLLHGPDAPEAAREAWDATGAVLMECALGASGQVDAGAVLHRLGEAGLTRVFCEGGGALAASLLAADLVDRLAVFSGGLILGAEGTPAVSAMGIAALAEAPSFKLEQVEQVGADGLSLWARQSD; this is translated from the coding sequence ATGAGTGACCGGCGCTGGATGGCGCTGGCGGTGTCGCTGGGCGCCCGAGGGTTGGGCCGGGTTTGGCCGAACCCGGCGGTCGGCTGCGTTTTGGTGAAAGACGGCCGCGTCGTCGGGCGCGGCTGGACCGACATCGGCGGGCGGCCCCACGCGGAAGTAAAGGCGCTGGCGCAGGCGGGTGCTTTGGCCCAGGGCGCATGTGCCTATGTTTCCCTTGAGCCATGCAATCACACCGGAAAGACCGGCCCCTGCGCCCAAGCGCTGATTGACGCAGGCGTGATCCGCGTTGTGGTCGCCTGCCAAGATCCGGACCCGAGGGTTGCGGGCGGCGGGATCGAGCGGATGCGGGCGGCGGGCATTGAGGTTGTTACCGGCGTTCTTGAGGATGAGGGCCTGCAAGCCCATGAGGGGTTCTTTTCGCGGCTGCAAAAGGGCCGCCCGATGGTAACGCTGAAAGTTGCGACCTCGTTGGACGGAAGGATTGCCACGGCGAGTGGCGAGAGCCAGTGGATCACCGGGCCGGAAGCGCGGCGGCGCGTGCACGGGATGCGGGCGCGGCACGATGCGGTGATGGTCGGGGCGGGGACGGCGAGGGCCGATGATCCGTCCCTGACGGTGCGCGGCATGGGCGAGGTGCCACAGCCGGTGCGGGTTGTCGTCTCGGGTCGGCTGGATGTGCCGGTGGAGAGCGTTTTGGGGCGTAGCGCGCGGGAGGTTCCGGTGTGGTTGTTGCACGGACCGGATGCGCCGGAGGCCGCGCGAGAGGCATGGGACGCCACGGGTGCGGTGCTGATGGAATGCGCCTTGGGCGCGAGCGGTCAGGTGGATGCCGGGGCCGTGTTGCACCGGTTGGGAGAGGCGGGCCTGACACGGGTTTTCTGCGAGGGCGGGGGCGCATTGGCGGCCTCGCTTCTGGCGGCTGATCTGGTGGATCGGCTGGCGGTCTTTTCAGGCGGGCTGATCCTGGGCGCAGAGGGCACGCCAGCGGTGAGCGCGATGGGCATTGCGGCGCTGGCCGAGGCGCCGAGCTTCAAGTTGGAGCAAGTCGAGCAGGTTGGCGCTGACGGGTTGAGCCTTTGGGCGCGGCAATCGGATTAG
- a CDS encoding capsular polysaccharide biosynthesis protein, which translates to MADTGAWGGGSDDTSAPPARRHAYHFNAGFLTNARVRRILSLAGYDLKLGKPGAQDDVVVWGHSPYAPRGEAVAEATGAHLVRVEDAFLRSLHPGRSGEPPLGLVIDRRGIYFDATQPSDLEHILSTHPFDDTALLDRARDVMARMAEGHLSKYAAIDPALLPPDPGYVLLIDQTKGDASIQLGQATPDSFAEALAWAREDHPDAHIVIKTHPETRDGHRPGHFDPDALPPNVSLDDRPISLWRMFEGARAVYTVTSQAGFEAILAGHKPVTFGVPFYAGWGLTDDRRPTPARRQRVLTRAQLVAGALLLYPTWYDPYRDALGTAEDVIGALEAQSRSWREDRLGYTALGMRSWKKGHLKAGFGQHGPLTFADTPAPPQPTIIWAGHETPAIVAACADAPLLRMEDGFLRSRGLGAELVPPLSLVLDDLGIYYDPTRESRLEHLIAEAAALPLPRLERAEKLIQSLRRAGLTKYNITGGTLPDLPPDRPVILVPGQVEDDASIRLGAGPVKTNAALLQTARTLHPDAFLIYKPHPDVEAGLRVGALPDVARALADHIADHTGAEALLSVAHRVVTMTSAMGFEALIRGVDVTTLGAPFYAGWGLTTDHGPVPSRRVARPSLAALIHAALITYPRYMDPVTGQPCPVEIAVERLSTGEGLSGKPTLRALAKLQGWMAGQSWIWRR; encoded by the coding sequence ATGGCTGACACAGGCGCTTGGGGCGGTGGGTCTGATGACACATCCGCCCCGCCCGCCCGCCGACATGCCTACCACTTCAACGCGGGTTTTCTCACGAACGCCCGCGTCCGTCGCATCCTTTCCCTTGCTGGCTACGACCTGAAACTGGGCAAACCCGGCGCGCAGGATGATGTTGTCGTCTGGGGCCATTCCCCCTACGCCCCGCGCGGCGAAGCCGTGGCCGAGGCGACCGGCGCCCATCTTGTCCGGGTCGAGGACGCCTTCCTACGCTCCCTCCACCCCGGCCGCTCGGGGGAGCCGCCCCTGGGCCTCGTGATTGACCGCCGTGGCATCTATTTCGACGCCACACAGCCCTCGGACCTCGAACATATCCTCTCCACCCATCCCTTCGATGACACCGCCCTGCTTGATCGGGCCCGGGATGTGATGGCCCGCATGGCCGAGGGGCACCTGTCGAAATACGCAGCCATCGATCCGGCGCTTTTGCCCCCCGATCCCGGCTATGTCCTGCTGATTGACCAGACCAAAGGCGATGCGTCGATCCAGCTTGGCCAAGCCACCCCCGATAGTTTTGCCGAGGCGCTGGCTTGGGCCCGTGAAGATCACCCCGACGCCCATATCGTGATCAAGACCCACCCCGAAACCCGTGACGGCCACCGTCCGGGCCACTTTGACCCCGACGCGCTGCCCCCCAATGTGTCGCTCGATGATCGCCCCATCAGCCTTTGGCGCATGTTTGAAGGGGCCCGCGCTGTTTATACCGTGACCTCCCAAGCGGGGTTCGAGGCGATACTCGCAGGCCATAAACCCGTTACCTTCGGCGTGCCGTTCTATGCCGGATGGGGCCTCACCGATGATCGCAGGCCCACGCCCGCCCGTCGCCAACGGGTGCTGACCCGGGCGCAATTGGTCGCCGGTGCCTTGCTGCTCTACCCCACGTGGTACGATCCCTACCGTGATGCCTTGGGCACGGCCGAAGACGTGATCGGCGCGTTGGAAGCACAATCCCGTAGCTGGCGGGAAGATCGCTTGGGCTACACCGCGCTGGGCATGCGCAGCTGGAAGAAGGGCCACCTGAAGGCGGGTTTCGGCCAACATGGCCCCCTGACCTTCGCCGATACGCCCGCCCCACCGCAGCCCACAATCATCTGGGCGGGCCATGAAACTCCTGCAATTGTTGCCGCCTGCGCCGATGCACCCCTTCTGCGGATGGAGGATGGCTTCCTGCGCTCTCGCGGCCTTGGGGCCGAACTCGTCCCCCCCCTTTCGCTGGTCCTCGATGACCTCGGCATCTACTACGATCCAACCCGCGAAAGCCGCCTAGAGCATCTGATAGCAGAAGCCGCCGCCCTGCCTTTGCCGCGTTTGGAACGGGCCGAAAAGCTGATCCAATCCCTGCGCCGCGCCGGGCTGACCAAGTATAATATCACCGGCGGCACCCTGCCTGACCTGCCGCCCGATCGCCCGGTGATCCTCGTCCCCGGACAGGTCGAGGATGACGCCTCCATCCGCCTCGGCGCGGGCCCGGTGAAAACCAACGCGGCCCTCTTGCAGACGGCACGCACTCTACATCCCGATGCCTTCCTGATCTACAAACCCCACCCAGATGTGGAGGCTGGTTTGCGCGTCGGCGCCCTACCCGACGTGGCCCGCGCCTTGGCCGATCACATCGCCGATCATACCGGGGCCGAGGCGCTTTTGTCCGTCGCCCACCGCGTTGTCACCATGACCTCCGCCATGGGGTTCGAGGCGCTGATCCGCGGCGTTGATGTCACCACCCTCGGCGCCCCCTTTTATGCTGGATGGGGCCTCACCACCGACCACGGCCCCGTGCCGTCGCGCCGTGTTGCGCGGCCCTCTCTGGCCGCGCTCATCCACGCCGCATTAATCACCTATCCGCGCTACATGGACCCGGTCACGGGCCAACCCTGCCCCGTCGAAATCGCGGTAGAACGTCTATCCACGGGTGAGGGCCTATCAGGGAAACCGACCCTCCGAGCCTTGGCAAAACTCCAAGGTTGGATGGCTGGGCAAAGCTGGATCTGGCGCAGGTGA
- a CDS encoding polysaccharide biosynthesis/export family protein, which produces MTRVLPSAGPTRNQIFAGSVQNEGDAFVVEVNQRVTAATSLVPTLGFPPALLNAGVSNTDVISPGDTLTLTVFENVTDGLLAGEGANAAQLSTLQVDTSGHIFIPYAGRIRAAGNTPEQLREIITRSLDEQTPDPQVIVTREPGNGATVVVTGDVNGPGIFPIERPTRTLSGMLAATGGTTIDAEITRVTLVRGGQTGTVWYQDIFRDPSIDVALRADDRILVEGDTRQFTALGATGAQTVVDFDSQVISAIDAIASVGGLNPALADPTGVFVLRNEPEELANLVLARNDLTGSQRMIYVLDLTAPTGMFEARDFVIRDGDTVYVTSAPITQFNNVISALTGTLTGVASVASTLADT; this is translated from the coding sequence ATGACACGCGTTCTTCCATCCGCTGGTCCGACCCGTAACCAGATTTTTGCAGGTTCCGTCCAGAACGAGGGCGACGCCTTCGTGGTCGAGGTCAACCAACGCGTGACCGCCGCTACGTCGCTGGTGCCCACCTTGGGTTTCCCGCCCGCGTTGCTGAATGCAGGCGTCTCCAATACCGACGTGATCAGCCCCGGCGATACGCTGACGCTGACCGTGTTTGAGAACGTGACCGATGGTCTTCTGGCGGGCGAAGGCGCAAACGCTGCGCAGTTGTCTACGCTTCAGGTTGATACCTCCGGCCATATCTTCATCCCCTACGCAGGCCGCATTCGCGCCGCTGGCAACACGCCGGAACAATTGCGCGAAATCATCACCCGTAGCCTTGATGAGCAAACTCCAGACCCGCAGGTCATTGTCACGAGAGAGCCCGGAAACGGTGCCACCGTGGTTGTCACCGGCGATGTGAACGGCCCCGGCATCTTCCCGATTGAACGTCCGACGCGCACGCTCTCAGGCATGCTCGCCGCAACAGGCGGCACGACGATTGATGCGGAAATCACCCGCGTTACGCTGGTACGTGGCGGTCAAACTGGCACCGTTTGGTATCAGGACATCTTCCGTGACCCCTCTATCGACGTGGCCCTGCGCGCCGACGACCGGATCTTGGTCGAAGGCGATACCCGGCAATTCACCGCCCTTGGCGCGACCGGCGCACAAACCGTTGTGGATTTCGACAGTCAGGTCATTTCCGCCATTGATGCGATTGCCTCCGTTGGCGGCCTGAACCCTGCGCTGGCTGACCCTACGGGCGTCTTCGTGCTCCGTAATGAGCCCGAGGAACTGGCAAATCTGGTCCTTGCCCGCAATGACCTGACGGGCTCGCAACGGATGATCTATGTGCTTGATCTGACGGCCCCGACCGGCATGTTCGAGGCGCGAGATTTCGTGATCCGCGATGGCGATACCGTTTATGTCACCTCTGCGCCGATCACCCAGTTCAACAACGTGATCTCTGCCCTGACAGGCACGCTGACGGGTGTTGCAAGCGTCGCATCGACGCTCGCCGATACGTGA
- a CDS encoding capsule biosynthesis protein CapA: MAPSHAHRTFLFLQGPHGPFFSRLAGMLSNAGAQVWRVGFNRGDDAFWPDKSSYIPFTAASETWSDHAAQLLDEKGITDLVLYGDTRPIHAQAIAHAKARGITVHVFEEGYLRPYWVTYERGGANGHSRLMDTPVAQMRNALKDLDLDLPDAPAKWGDMRQHVFYGALYHWFVMSRNQEYASFRPHRALTVTQEFRLYLRRLALMPLLWLDRVQATYRIKTGGFPYHLALLQLAHDASFRDHGPFESMAEFLEVLISGFADGAPSHHHLVFKAHPLEDGRTPIRADIIRLAAQYGVSDRVHYVRGGKLARLLNDARSAVTVNSTAAQQALWRGLPLKAFGQAVYLKPEFVSDQSLPAFFQNPSRPDSRAYRDYRHYLLETSQITGSFYSARGRRQLLRQVVDMMLSKEDAYDALDAGRPAPRQHLSLVK; encoded by the coding sequence ATGGCCCCCAGCCACGCCCACCGCACATTTCTGTTTCTGCAAGGCCCCCATGGGCCGTTCTTCTCTCGGCTGGCCGGGATGCTGTCGAACGCGGGCGCTCAGGTTTGGCGGGTGGGCTTTAACCGCGGCGATGATGCGTTTTGGCCCGATAAATCGTCCTACATTCCCTTTACCGCCGCATCCGAGACTTGGTCCGACCACGCCGCCCAGCTTCTCGATGAAAAGGGCATCACCGATCTGGTGCTCTACGGCGACACGCGCCCCATTCATGCCCAAGCCATTGCCCATGCCAAGGCCCGTGGCATCACCGTTCATGTGTTCGAAGAAGGCTACCTGCGCCCCTATTGGGTCACCTATGAACGCGGCGGCGCCAACGGCCATTCCCGCCTGATGGATACGCCCGTGGCCCAAATGCGCAACGCCCTGAAGGATCTGGACCTTGATCTGCCTGATGCGCCCGCCAAATGGGGCGATATGCGTCAGCATGTGTTCTACGGCGCGCTCTACCATTGGTTCGTGATGAGCCGTAATCAGGAATACGCCTCGTTCCGCCCCCATCGGGCACTGACCGTGACGCAAGAATTCCGCCTCTATTTGCGCCGCCTCGCGCTGATGCCTTTGCTTTGGCTCGACCGGGTGCAGGCCACGTACCGGATCAAGACCGGTGGCTTCCCCTATCACCTTGCTCTCCTGCAATTGGCCCATGACGCCAGCTTCCGCGATCATGGCCCGTTTGAGAGCATGGCCGAGTTTCTAGAGGTTCTGATTTCCGGCTTTGCCGACGGTGCCCCCTCTCATCATCATCTGGTGTTCAAGGCCCACCCCTTGGAAGACGGACGCACGCCGATCCGCGCCGATATCATCCGCCTTGCCGCGCAATATGGCGTCTCGGACCGCGTCCATTACGTGCGCGGTGGCAAACTGGCCCGCCTTCTCAACGATGCGCGTTCTGCCGTGACGGTGAACTCCACCGCCGCGCAACAGGCGCTATGGCGCGGACTTCCGCTGAAGGCTTTCGGCCAAGCCGTCTACCTCAAGCCCGAGTTTGTCTCGGATCAATCCCTGCCCGCTTTCTTTCAAAACCCTTCGCGCCCCGATAGCCGCGCCTACCGCGATTATCGCCATTATCTGTTGGAAACCTCGCAGATCACCGGCAGCTTCTATTCGGCACGCGGGCGTCGCCAATTGTTGCGGCAGGTAGTGGATATGATGCTTTCCAAGGAAGACGCCTACGACGCGCTCGACGCGGGCAGACCGGCACCAAGGCAACACCTTTCGTTGGTAAAATAA